A stretch of Vigna angularis cultivar LongXiaoDou No.4 chromosome 4, ASM1680809v1, whole genome shotgun sequence DNA encodes these proteins:
- the LOC108330518 gene encoding 17.3 kDa class II heat shock protein: MYAGDVKAMAATHADVKEYPNGYVFVINMPGMKDGDIKVQVKEDNVLIISGYRKREEEREGVEYLSTERRVGKFMRRFSLPDDANSDVISVMDHNGVLTVTIKKLPPMSSLINRTCTILLRRSNKR, from the exons ATGTACG CTGGAGATGTAAAAGCAATGGCTGCCACCCATGCTGATGTTAAGGAGTATCCGAACGGTTACGTGTTCGTCATCAACATGCCTGGCATGAAAGATGGGGACATTAAGGTGCAGGTGAAGGAGGACAATGTGTTAATCATTAGCGGCTATAGGAAGAGGGAGGAGGAGAGAGAAGGGGTTGAGTATTTGAGTACGGAGAGAAGAGTCGGAAAGTTCATGCGCAGGTTTTCGCTTCCAGACGATGCCAACTCTGATGTCATATCTGTCATGGACCATAATGGTGTGCTCACCGTTACCATCAAGAAGTTGCCTCCGATGTCAAGTTTGATTAATAGAACATGTACAATTCTTTTAAGGAGGTCCAACAAGAGATGA
- the LOC108330517 gene encoding 17.3 kDa class II heat shock protein, translating into MAATHADVKEYPNCYVFVIDMPSMKDGDIKVQVKEDNVLIISGYRKREEEREGVEYLSMGRRVGEFMRRFSLPDDANSDAISVMDQNGVLTVTIKKLPPPIDVKFD; encoded by the coding sequence ATGGCTGCCACCCATGCTGATGTTAAGGAGTATCCGAACTGTTACGTGTTCGTCATCGACATGCCTAGCATGAAAGATGGGGACATTAAGGTGCAGGTGAAGGAGGACAATGTGTTAATCATTAGCGGCTATAGGAAGAGGGAGGAGGAGAGAGAAGGGGTTGAGTATTTGAGTATGGGGAGAAGAGTCGGAGAGTTCATGCGCAGGTTTTCGCTTCCAGACGATGCCAACTCTGATGCCATATCTGTCATGGACCAGAATGGTGTGCTCACCGTCACCATCAAGAAGTTGCCTCCTCCTATTGATGTCAAGTTTGATTAA